Proteins from a genomic interval of Debaryomyces hansenii CBS767 chromosome E complete sequence:
- a CDS encoding DEHA2E16940p (no similarity) has translation MVDMYKEGIQFSVNEYEWHYLNLELILDQQFINDNKDKFNDLNIDWITWKSIVLGSLGKLYGLVGEASHFDIFQLQETKPAIKSIIRIQPEDKDKFINSFMAFTFKLSKFIGGDYDVNCYVRVNKNNDHLGLVLDKSFG, from the exons ATGGTTGATATGTATAAAGAAGGTATACAGTTTTCAGTGAATGAATACGAGTGGCATTATTTGAACTTAGAACT AATATTAGATCAACAGTTTATAAATGACAACAAGGATAAATTCAACGACTTAAATATAGACTGGATAACCTGGAAATCAATTGTTCTAGGTAGCTTGGGAAAGCTATACGGTTTGGTAGGCGAAGCATCtcattttgatattttccaattaCAGGAAACAAAACCGGCAATAAAGCTGATAATACGAATCCAGCCTGAAGATaaagataaatttatcaacaGTTTTATGGCATTTACTTTTAAATTAAGCAAATTCATTGGGGGCGATTATGATGTCAATTGTTACGTTCGTGTTAACAAGAATAATGATCATTTAGGCCTTGTGTTAGATAAGTCATTTGGgtga
- a CDS encoding DEHA2E16962p (no similarity), which yields MVKIVYTIYELLHLRHYEVVDLKQELANILLDTSNNKFGKGHQNIKKRLTKFKNNSGNCTYSNGYTPYFMKENRFAQEYSYDRRISGIKIPSQTLKDNESALSATINNNNYYDARIQYPLFNLSMFPPGSRIIRIEPGNPLPKGAIPIPFRFEDEFAKASDSIKQVNQTNYCINESQNHTTDKVKNKKYKNNSIKPNSNRPMDFQTPKNRKYTPALNPYSVTGFFPEREVVGDIIMSENASAFIHHQKPFSHNLPNTSQTSINDNDSSTTVGSSSCDSYNIQIQISATH from the coding sequence ATGGTAAAGATTGTATACACAATTTACGAATTGTTGCATTTGAGGCATTATGAAGTTGTAGATTTGAAGCAAGAGTTAGCAAATATCCTTCTTGACACAAGCAACAACAAATTTGGAAAAGGacatcaaaatattaaaaagcGTTTGACGAAgtttaaaaataattctggaAATTGTACATATTCTAACGGATATACTCCTTACTTCATGAAAGAGAATAGGTTTGCCCAAGAATATTCGTATGATAGGCGAATTTCTGGAATAAAGATACCGTCACAAACTTTGAAAGACAATGAATCGGCATTATCGGCAAcgattaataataataactatTACGATGCACGTATCCAATATCCTCTATTTAACTTACTGATGTTTCCACCAGGATCAAGAATAATTCGTATTGAACCAGGCAACCCGTTACCAAAAGGTGCAATACCTATCCCATTCCGATTCGAAGACGAATTTGCTAAAGCTTCTGACTCCATTAAGCAGGTTAACCAAACAAATTATTGCATAAATGAATCGCAAAATCACACTACCGATAAGgtcaaaaataaaaagtataaaaataattctattaaaCCAAACTCAAATAGGCCGATGGATTTTCAAACCCCCAAAAATAGAAAGTACACACCTGCTTTGAACCCATATTCTGTTACTGGATTTTTTCCCGAACGTGAAGTTGTAGGTGATATCATTATGTCAGAAAATGCTAGTGCATTCATACACCACCAGAAACCTTTCAGTCATAATCTACCAAATACAAGTCAAACAAGCATTAATGATAACGATAGTTCAACAACTGTCGGTTCTTCATCCTGCGACAGTTATAATATACAGATTCAAATTTCTGCTACTCATTAG
- a CDS encoding DEHA2E17006p (highly similar to uniprot|P33204 Saccharomyces cerevisiae YKL013C ARC19 Subunit of the ARP2/3 complex), translating into MSQSLKPYLTAVRSSLTAAICLEDFSSQLVERHNRPEIEVDNSHNPELILNPMIIARNENEKILIEPSVNSVRVSIKIKQADEIEQILVHKFTRFLTSRAENFFILRRVPIKGYDISFLITNFHTEQMLKDKLVDFIIEFMEDVDKEISEMKLFLNARARVIAEAYLTPFD; encoded by the exons ATG TCACAATCATTAAAGCCATACTTAACAGCTGTTAGATCTTCGTTGACAGCAGCAATATGCTTGGAGGACTTTTCTTCACAATTAGTGGAAAGACATAACAGACCAGAGATAGAAGTTGATAATAGTCACAACCCtgaattgatattaaatcCTATGATAATAGCTAGAAACGAGAACGAAAAAATCTTAATTGAGCCCTCTGTAAACTCGGTTAGAGTTTCTATAAAGATTAAACAAGCAGATGAAATAGAGCAAATCTTAGTTCATAAGTTCACCAGGTTTTTAACTTCAAGGGCCgaaaatttctttattttaaGAAGAGTCCCTATAAAGGGATACGATATATCTTTCTTGATTACTAACTTCCATACTGAACAAATGTTGAAGGATAAATTGGTTGATTTCATCATAGAATTTATGGAAGATgttgataaagaaattagtgaaatgaaattgttcttgaatGCTAGAGCTAGAGTTATCGCTGAGGCATACTTGACCCCATTCGATTAA
- a CDS encoding DEHA2E16984p (similar to uniprot|P33203 Saccharomyces cerevisiae YKL012W PRP40 U1 snRNP protein involved in splicing) encodes MSNNWEEVTDDIGRIYYYNKTTQETSWTKPLDTTCDWKAYTTDDGRQYYHNENTGETTWEIPEGSEETFEKTDVVEHENNESYKEKDKPTSDETKSRSSLDLELEKKSTIRNELIEPPQFKSYQEAEDAFLSLLKSNSVDSTWSFQEVISKFIKNPLYWAIPDALHRRRLYDEYLVQKLKDELTNKSAIVENFERNFLQVLQNFEKKGLIKYNTRWITIKNILIAEENPIFKNSVLSDNEVLKIYNEFVNALKEAREESIRQQKAQALNELKSYLTQINPILVSDSENWDQLYNNLQNDARFKANKHFTVLNKVDILELYTTDIYPQLLGKLKNEITSIEKKNYRSDRKARQSFKELLLRNININANSLFENIFPLLENEDCFIELCGRNGSSPLDFFWDVVDEKYQTMKLKKDLVENTLSGLKNNPKYSYDQLLSSKENFINSLADLKDERLSAFDFKLSNEAQDDNELEIIFDNLKRDYDLKNEMLKTRYKMELEQRIDELAHWLFSNHDKHDIIKFIAHDSDTSDGYPVAILITEGSNNASKYAVNTIDKHALQSLFKSKFQNIEQYRKLETTSQLASNKGIRIPIEDSLEGSINGLVNLLNDNTSVPDEKSAYANRKRQIRDDHTDTKRFKPESKETDATVKPNGPKHNPVLLNY; translated from the coding sequence ATGTCAAATAACTGGGAAGAAGTAACAGATGATATAGGGAggatatattattataataaaaCTACACAAGAAACAAGTTGGACCAAGCCATTAGACACTACATGCGATTGGAAAGCTTATACAACAGATGATGGACGACAATATTACCATAATGAAAATACTGGAGAAACGACCTGGGAAATACCTGAAGGTTCTGAAGAAACATTTGAGAAAACAGATGTTGTCGAACAtgagaataatgaatcGTATAAAGAGAAGGATAAACCAACTTCAGATGAGACAAAATCTAGGTCATCTCTTGACCTTGAATTAGAGAAAAAATCAACCATTCGAAACGAACTAATAGAACCACCTCAATTCAAGTCCTATCAAGAAGCTGAAGATGCTTTCCTAAGCCTATTAAAATCTAATAGTGTAGATTCTACATGGTCTTTTCAGGAGGTAATTtctaaattcattaaaaacCCACTTTATTGGGCTATTCCTGATGCTTTACATAGAAGACGATTatatgatgaatatttggTCCAAAAATTAAAGGATGAATTAACTAACAAGAGTGCTATTGTAGagaattttgaaagaaattttttgCAGGTATTACAAAATTTCGAAAAGAAAGGTCtcataaaatataataccCGTTGGATAACGattaagaatatattaatagCGGAAGAAAATcctattttcaaaaactcTGTATTGTCAGATAATGAAgttttgaagatttataATGAGTTTGTAAATGCATTAAAAGAAGCTCGTGAAGAGTCAATTAGACAGCAAAAAGCACAAGCgttaaatgaattgaagtCATACTTAACCCAGATTAACCCAATTCTAGTGTCGGATAGCGAGAATTGGGATCAGCTTTATAACAACTTACAGAACGATGCCCGTTTTAAAGCCAATAAACACTTTACAGTGTTGAATAAAGTTGACATTTTAGAATTATACACAACGGATATATATCCGCAGTTACTTggtaaattgaaaaatgaaatcacaagcattgaaaagaagaattacaGATCTGATAGGAAGGCAAGACAAAGTTTTAAAGAGTTGCTCTTAAggaatattaatatcaatgcCAACTCGCTCTTTGAGAATATCTTCCCGCTTCTAGAGAATGAGGATTGCTTTATAGAGCTATGTGGTAGAAATGGATCTTCGCCATTGGATTTTTTCTGGGATGTAGTGGATGAAAAATACCAAAccatgaaattgaaaaaagacTTGGTCGAAAATACACTCTCGggattgaaaaataaccCAAAGTATAGCTATGATCAATTATTGAGCAGTAAAGagaatttcattaatagtCTAGCggatttgaaagatgaaAGACTATCTGCATTTGACTTCAAGTTGAGTAACGAGGCGCAGGATGATAACGAGttagaaataatatttgataatttgaaaagagaCTACgatttaaagaatgaaatGTTGAAAACCAGATATAAAATGGAATTGGAACAAAGGATAGATGAACTTGCGCACTGGCTCTTTTCTAATCATGACAAGCatgatataataaaattcataGCCCACGATTCCGACACGTCCGATGGTTATCCAGTTGCGATATTGATAACGGAAGGCCTGAATAATGCTTCCAAGTATGCTGTGAACACTATTGATAAGCATGCTCTACAgtctttattcaaatcaaaatttcaaaatatcgaACAGTATAGGAAATTGGAAACTACATCACAATTGGCCAGTAATAAGGGCATCAGAATACCTATTGAAGACTCTCTCGAAGGCTCTATAAATGGGTTGGTAAACTTATTGAATGACAATACCTCTGTTCCTGACGAAAAATCCGCATACGCTAATAGAAAGCGACAAATCAGAGATGATCATACAGATACGAAAAGGTTTAAACCAGAGAGCAAGGAAACAGATGCTACTGTAAAGCCCAATGGTCCTAAGCATAACCCagttttattgaattattag